A single Phoenix dactylifera cultivar Barhee BC4 chromosome 1, palm_55x_up_171113_PBpolish2nd_filt_p, whole genome shotgun sequence DNA region contains:
- the LOC103710947 gene encoding uncharacterized protein LOC103710947, with protein sequence MVSSATRVALRVAAVAAILLLAFYVGRPLYWKLSATIHEIREKRQTVKEGISQFVLEAQKTVGWVHDESDSGSDVNRKASVSTSRRFIRK encoded by the exons ATGGTCTCCTCCGCCACGAGGGTTGCTCTCCGCGTCGCCGCCGTCGCGGCCATCCTCCTCCTCGCGTTCTACGTCGGCCGCCCCCTCTACTGGAAGCTCTCCGCCACCATCCACGAGATCCGCGAGAAGCGCCAGACCGTCAAAGAAG GGATCTCGCAGTTCGTTCTGGAGGCCCAGAAGACGGTGGGATGGGTCCACGACGAGTCCGACTCGGGATCCGACGTTAATCGGAAGGCTTCCGTATCTACCAGTCGCCGGTTTATTCGAAAATGA